The following are encoded in a window of Panicum virgatum strain AP13 chromosome 5N, P.virgatum_v5, whole genome shotgun sequence genomic DNA:
- the LOC120673645 gene encoding probable L-type lectin-domain containing receptor kinase S.5 isoform X3 translates to MVGFQWFLTIFLTICPLFFFSHIKPCACSKQDRRARYTWNTTFEQMNQGLLFHRGDESATTLQPGSLGYYMRNSSALGFSSADPGWFVIPKWFDPWRTSRGGDQRMDLHEASFSIVFTLSAVVSTGSSTLHFDILPRLDPSTSDGGGFSPRSFETVKIEALDSTASHSGRTIRVTTAFQPPENDDPDAAARRYSVRIEYDRAAHNLTVRLARDTAAGTEMPDEATLHLGANDTMSPDGLLFALSSTMGQLLQLHTWNFTIEVPETGRSRGVNTITVLSSVLGSAAAAAAIAAAVYLYLNSKYRRWKKDLDQLTKSMQRLPGVPMQVDFTDIKKATDNFHEATRLGQGGFGAVYRCRLPAPNSKGEFVEVAVKKFTRADNRGYEDFLAEVSIINRLRHKNIVPLVGWSYNRGEPILIYEYMPNGSLDQQLFRKSGDDEQQQPAASICQWSTRYSIVSDIATGLQYVHHEYEPMVLHRDIKASNILIDLTFQARLGDFGLACVLADGKNSYTDHGAPGTIGFRSPEYIYNGKATRKTDVFAFGVLVLEIVTGKRAVGRDVQFGHVTDWVWSLHTEGNLLAAVDTAVLAAADGEFDAEEAVRLLQLGMACSNPNPGERPSMVDVVKIIGKSVPPPDLPPSKPPMVWPPEGWSSVTASDCSTSTSNFNRTSSTFMVETAGRERSISSEHERERRTRVREI, encoded by the exons ATGGTTGGATTCCAATGGTTCCTCACAATCTTCCTCACCATATGCCCACTGTTCTTCTTCTCCCACATCAAGCCATGTGCATGTTCCAAGCAGGACCGGAGGGCCAGGTACACATGGAACACTACTTTCGAGCAGATGAACCAGGGTCTTCTGTTCCACCGCGGCGATGAATCGGCGACGACCTTACAGCCAGGCAGCCTGGGCTACTACATGAGGAATTCCTCCGCGCTTGGGTTCAGCTCGGCCGACCCCGGGTGGTTCGTCATCCCCAAGTGGTTCGATCCATGGAGGACGAGCCGTGGTGGCGATCAGAGGATGGACCTGCACGAGGCATCCTTCAGCATCGTCTTCACCTTGAGCGCAGTAGTAAGCACAGGCAGCAGCACCTTGCACTTTGACATCCTTCCTAGACTTGATCCCTCGACCTCTGACGGTGGGGGATTTAGCCCCCGCAGCTTCGAGACTGTCAAGATCGAAGCACTGGACAGCACAGCGTCCCATTCTGGAAGAACTATCCGGGTGACAACTGCCTTCCAGCCACCGGAAAATGATGATCCTGATGCAGCGGCGAGGAGATACAGCGTGCGGATCGAGTACGATCGCGCTGCGCACAACCTGACCGTGCGCCTAGCCCGTGATACAGCAGCAGGAACGGAGATGCCTGACGAAGCCACCCTACACCTGGGCGCCAACGACACCATGTCCCCGGACGGCCTACTCTTCGCCCTCTCGTCGACGATGGGGCAACTCCTGCAACTCCACACCTGGAACTTCACGATCGAGGTCCCGGAGACCGGCCGCTCGCGGGGGGTCAACACCATCACCGTGCTCTCCTCCGTTCTCGGATCggcagccgccgcagccgccattgccgccgcagTGTACCTGTACCTCAACTCCAAGTACAGGAGGTGGAAGAAGGACCTGGACCAGCTGACCAAGTCCATGCAGCGCCTCCCCGGCGTGCCGATGCAGGTCGACTTCACCGACATCAAGAAGGCCACCGACAACTTCCACGAGGCCACGAGGCTGGGGCAAGGCGGATTCGGCGCCGTTTACAGGTGCAGGCTTCCTGCTCCGAACAGCAAGGGGGAGTTCGTGGAGGTTGCCGTCAAGAAGTTCACCCGGGCTGACAACCGGGGCTATGAGGACTTCCTGGCGGAGGTCAGCATTATCAACCGTCTGCGCCACAAAAACATCGTTCCTCTCGTAG GGTGGTCTTACAACAGAGGAGAGCCCATACTCATCTATGAGTACATGCCCAATGGCAGCCtggaccagcagctcttccgcAAGAGCGGTGAtgatgagcagcagcagccggcggcTTCTATCTGCCAGTGGAGCACTCGCTACAGCATCGTCAGTGACATTGCAACCGGGTTGCAGTACGTTCACCATGAGTACGAGCCCATGGTGCTCCACCGTGACATCAAGGCGAGCAACATCTTGATCGACCTCACCTTCCAGGCACGCCTCGGGGACTTCGGCCTCGCCTGCGTGCTCGCCGACGGCAAGAACTCCTACACCGACCACGGCGCCCCGGGAACCATCGGCTTCAGGTCGCCGGAGTACATCTACAACGGCAAGGCCACTAGGAAGACGGACGTCTTCGCCTTCGGAGTGCTCGTCCTGGAGATCGTGACGGGGAAGAGGGCAGTCGGCAGAGACGTGCAGTTTGGGCATGTCACGGATTGGGTCTGGAGCCTTCACACCGAGGGGaacctgctcgccgccgtcgacaccgccgtgctcgccgccgccgacggagaGTTCGACGCCGAGGAGGCCGTACGGCTGCTGCAGCTTGGAATGGCGTGCAGCAACCCGAACCCGGGCGAGCGGCCGAGCATGGTGGACGTCGTGAAGATCATCGGCAAgtcggtgccgccgccggattTGCCTCCTTCCAAGCCGCCGATGGTGTGGCCACCGGAAGGGTGGAGCTCAGTGACGGCCTCTGATTGTAGCACGTCGACGAGCAACTTCAACAGGACCTCGTCGACGTTCATGGTGGAGACGGCGGGCAGGGAACGAAGCATCTCTTCTGAACACGAACGAGAACGAC GCACACGTGTCAGGGAAATATAA
- the LOC120672520 gene encoding LOW QUALITY PROTEIN: protein DWARF 53-like (The sequence of the model RefSeq protein was modified relative to this genomic sequence to represent the inferred CDS: deleted 1 base in 1 codon), whose translation MPTPVPAARQCLSPAAIAALDAAVASARRRAHAQTTSLHLISSLLAPTAAPLLRDALARARSAAYSPRLQLKALELCFAVSLDRLPSSSSSSQNQNDPAFEPPVANSLMAAIKRSQANQRRNPDTFHFYHQAPTTPNAVKVDLSHLVLAILDDPLVSRVFADAGFRSGDIKLAILRPTPPVPLLGRLPARARPPPLFLCSFASADDAQVPSPAPALAGAAPGENNHHRITEILSRGRNPMLVGVGAASAADDFARTSPYRILPVGPTSVNQMDLAAAAPDSGLILSIGDLKDLVPDEADLQLQERGRRVVSEVTRLLETHRAGQTLWVMGWSATYETYLAFLSKFPLVDKDWELQLLPVTVRRDAGPAAAGAMPPATTATALPKPATTSSMMESFVPFGDFMCDTYEANSLTANSCPQALRCQQCNNRYEQEAATIIRGSGITAESHQEDLPSLQNGSMMGPNSGFDAVKVRDDQMVLNTKILNLQKKWNEYCLRLHKGCQRINRDPPHYIGVPDDRERGPNPSQGSEAVLVQREVIKPSAVSASHINTTAKSISSPSISNQRNADLVLNLQVRQSKGDEPLNDRAVQSQHRISSNCDNREDHVSPSSSAPVATDLVLATPRGSSSKDSSNALGKHVEHADVSIQLMPKKIDDLNIKPPQFSVQPYSCSRSSSNWGQTSPSSLHSAVLGGTSAFGQWQRPSPHAAQRFDLSNYKLLVEHLFKAVGRQEEALSAIGASIVRCRSMERRRGANMKNDIWFSFHGPDSISKQRVGLALAELVHGSSDNLIYLDLSLQDWGNSNFRAKRATDCIFEELRKKPRSVIFLDNIDKADFLVQESLTHAIETGRYKDLHGGRVADLNDSIVVLSTRMVQGCKDASFGMEEGHSFSEEKVLATRGHQLKIIVEPGTANIVGGPGGKAVVSSRHSLSDIQASLYSNSFSKRKLNISDDGEGKLEKPPSTCKRLHRTSSIPFDLNLPVDEAEADDGDDNSSSSSSSHDYSSGNPDGSVDNLLRSVDESINFKPIDFGKLCEELLEEFINTMSSVVGSGCRLEIDVGAMEQMLAAAAWASDSEKRPVRTWVEEVFARSLEQLKVKCKDASGSTLRLVACEDTLVKDEGFGGLLPSKIIIIDG comes from the exons ATGCCGACGCCGGTGCCCGCCGCGCGCCAGTGCCTCTctcccgccgccatcgccgccctcgacgccgccgtcgcctccgcgcgccgcaGAGCCCACGCCCAGACCACCTCCCTCCACCtcatctcctccctcctcgcc cccaccgccgcgccgctgctccgcgacgccctcgcccgagcccgcagcgccgcctacTCCCCGCGCCTCCAGCTCAAGGCGCTCGAGCTCTGCTTCGCCGTCTCCCTCGaccgcctcccctcctcctcctcctcctcccaaaaTCAAAATGATCCCGCCTTCGAGCCCCCCGTCGCCAACTCCCTCATGGCCGCCATCAAGCGCTCCCAGGCCAACCAGCGCCGCAACCCGGACACCTTCCACTTCTACCACCAGGCCCCAACAACCCCCAACGCCGTCAAGGTCGACCTCTCCCACCTCGTCCTCGCCATCCTCGACGACCCCCTCGTCAGCCGCGTCTTCGCCGACGCCGGATTCCGGAGCGGCGACATCAAGCTCGCCATCCTCCGCCCCACGCCGCCCGTGCCGCTGCTCGGCCgcctccccgcgcgcgcccgcccgccgccgctcttccTCTGCAGCTTCGCTTCCGCAGACGATGCCCAGGTCCCCTCGCCCGCGCCCGCCCTCGCAGGCGCCGCCCCGGGAGAGAACAACCACCACCGCATCACTGAGATCCTCTCCCGCGGACGCAACCCCATGCTCGTCGGCGTCGGGGCCGCATCCGCCGCCGACGACTTCGCCAGGACGTCGCCCTACCGCATCCTCCCGGTCGGCCCCACCTCCGTCAATCAAATGGACCTCGCCGCTGCGGCACCCGATTCCGGCCTCATCTTGAGCATCGGTGACCTCAAGGACCTCGTCCCCGACGAGGCCGACCTGCAGCTGCAGGAGAGGGGCCGCAGGGTCGTGTCCGAGGTTACCCGCCTGCTCGAGACGCACAGAGCGGGGCAAACACTCTGGGTCATGGGCTGGTCGGCCACCTACGAGACATACCTCGCCTTCCTCTCCAAATTCCCGCTCGTCGACAAGGATTGGGAGCTCCAGCTGCTGCCAGTCACCGTCAGGCGCGACGCCGGCCCTGCAGCAGCTGGAGCCATGCCTCCTGCCACCACTGCTACTGCCTTGCCCAAGCCTGCAACAACAAGCAG CATGATGGAGTCGTTTGTTCCTTTTGGAGATTTTATGTGCGATACCTATGAAGCAAATAGTCTCACAGCAAATTCATGCCCTCAGGCCCTGCGGTGTCAACAGTGCAACAACAGATATGAGCAAGAAGCTGCAACTATCATTAGAGGAAGTGGCATTACAGCTGAATCTCACCAGGAAGATCTACCTTCTCTGCAGAATGGCAGCATGATGGGTCCTAACAGTGGGTTTGATGCAGTCAAG GTTAGAGATGATCAGATGGTATTGAATACAAAAATACTGAATCTACAGAAGAAGTGGAACGAGTATTGCCTGCGGCTCCATAAAGGTTGCCAGAGGATCAACAGAGATCCCCCACATTACATTGGTGTTCCAGATGACAGGGAAAGAGGACCAAATCCAAGCCAAGGTTCAGAGGCAGTTTTAGTTCAAAGGGAGGTTATTAAACCTTCGGCGGTGTCTGCCTCACATATCAACACAACTGCAAAGAGTATTTCATCGCCATCTATTTCCAACCAAAGGAATGCAGACCTTGTATTGAACCTTCAAGTCAGGCAATCAAAGGGTGATGAACCCCTTAATGATAGGGCTGTGCAATCCCAACATAGAATTTCATCCAATTGTGACAACCGTGAAGATCATGTGTCACCATCATCTTCTGCACCTGTGGCAACTGATTTGGTTTTGGCCACCCCTCGTGGATCTTCTTCCAAGGATTCAAGTAATGCCCTGGGTAAACATGTAGAGCATGCCGATGTGTCAATACAACTGATGCCCAAGAAGATTGATGATTTGAATATAAAGCCTCCCCAGTTCTCTGTGCAGCCTTACTCTTGCTCCAGGAGTTCCTCAAACTGGGGTCAAACATCACCTAGTTCTCTGCATTCAGCAGTTTTGGGAGGCACTTCTGCCTTTGGCCAATGGCAGAGGCCTTCACCCCATGCAGCACAAAGGTTTGATTTGAGCAATTACAAGCTACTTGTGGAACACTTGTTTAAAGCAGTTGGGAGGCAGGAGGAAGCCTTGAGTGCCATTGGTGCATCCATCGTGCGGTGCCGATCGATGGAGAGGCGCCGTGGTGCAAACATGAAGAATGACATATGGTTTAGTTTCCATGGCCCTGACAGCATTTCCAAACAGAGAGTTGGTTTGGCACTTGCAGAGCTGGTTCACGGTAGCTCAGATAACCTGATTTATCTGGACCTTAGCCTCCAGGACTGGGGCAACTCCAATTTCAGAGCAAAGCGTGCCACAGACTGTATCTTTGAGGAGTTAAGAAAGAAGCCACGATCAGTTATATTCCTTGATAACATCGACAAAGCTGACTTCCTTGTTCAGGAGAGCCTGACTCATGCCATTGAGACTGGCAGGTACAAAGACTTGCATGGGGGGAGGGTGGCTGATCTTAATGACTCGATTGTAGTTTTGTCTACAAGAATGGTCCAAGGATGCAAAGATGCCTCTTTTGGAATGGAAGAGGGGCATTCTTTCTCGGAAGAAAAGGTTCTTGCAACTCGTGGACATCAACTGAAGATCATAGTTGAGCCAGGCACAGCGAACATCGTTGGAGGCCCTGGAGGTAAAGCGGTAGTTTCCTCCAGGCACTCCTTGAGCGACATTCAAGCATCTCTGTACTCCAATTCTTTCAGTAAGAGGAAGCTCAACATATCTGATGATGGTGAAGGAAAGCTAGAAAAGCCGCCGAGCACATGTAAGCGACTGCATAGAACATCTAGCATTCCATTTGACTTGAACCTTCCTGTCGACGAGGCCGAAGCCGATGATGGCGAtgacaacagcagcagcagcagcagcagccacgactACTCGTCTGGCAACCCAGATGGATCTGTTGATAACCTGTTGCGTTCAGTTGATGAGTCAATCAATTTCAAACCGATTGACTTTGGCAAACTCTGCGAGGAATTGCTTGAGGAGTTTATCAATACCATGAGCAGTGTTGTGGGTTCTGGGTGCAGGCTAGAGATAGATGTTGGGGCCATGGAGCAAATgttggcagcagcagcatgggCATCAGATTCAGAGAAGCGGCCTGTGCGGACATGGGTGGAGGAGGTGTTTGCCAGGAGCCTTGAGCAGCTGAAGGTCAAGTGTAAGGATGCGAGTGGGTCTACTCTGAGACTGGTCGCGTGCGAGGACACGCTTGTGAAAGATGAAGGTTTTGGAGGTCTACTTCCCTCAAAAATCATCATCATAgatggatga
- the LOC120673645 gene encoding L-type lectin-domain containing receptor kinase IX.1-like isoform X1, which produces MVGFQWFLTIFLTICPLFFFSHIKPCACSKQDRRARYTWNTTFEQMNQGLLFHRGDESATTLQPGSLGYYMRNSSALGFSSADPGWFVIPKWFDPWRTSRGGDQRMDLHEASFSIVFTLSAVVSTGSSTLHFDILPRLDPSTSDGGGFSPRSFETVKIEALDSTASHSGRTIRVTTAFQPPENDDPDAAARRYSVRIEYDRAAHNLTVRLARDTAAGTEMPDEATLHLGANDTMSPDGLLFALSSTMGQLLQLHTWNFTIEVPETGRSRGVNTITVLSSVLGSAAAAAAIAAAVYLYLNSKYRRWKKDLDQLTKSMQRLPGVPMQVDFTDIKKATDNFHEATRLGQGGFGAVYRCRLPAPNSKGEFVEVAVKKFTRADNRGYEDFLAEVSIINRLRHKNIVPLVGWSYNRGEPILIYEYMPNGSLDQQLFRKSGDDEQQQPAASICQWSTRYSIVSDIATGLQYVHHEYEPMVLHRDIKASNILIDLTFQARLGDFGLACVLADGKNSYTDHGAPGTIGFRSPEYIYNGKATRKTDVFAFGVLVLEIVTGKRAVGRDVQFGHVTDWVWSLHTEGNLLAAVDTAVLAAADGEFDAEEAVRLLQLGMACSNPNPGERPSMVDVVKIIGKSVPPPDLPPSKPPMVWPPEGWSSVTASDCSTSTSNFNRTSSTFMVETAGRERSISSEHERERRGRLTGYPRGRSSQLEAVPDFYSAHVSGKYN; this is translated from the exons ATGGTTGGATTCCAATGGTTCCTCACAATCTTCCTCACCATATGCCCACTGTTCTTCTTCTCCCACATCAAGCCATGTGCATGTTCCAAGCAGGACCGGAGGGCCAGGTACACATGGAACACTACTTTCGAGCAGATGAACCAGGGTCTTCTGTTCCACCGCGGCGATGAATCGGCGACGACCTTACAGCCAGGCAGCCTGGGCTACTACATGAGGAATTCCTCCGCGCTTGGGTTCAGCTCGGCCGACCCCGGGTGGTTCGTCATCCCCAAGTGGTTCGATCCATGGAGGACGAGCCGTGGTGGCGATCAGAGGATGGACCTGCACGAGGCATCCTTCAGCATCGTCTTCACCTTGAGCGCAGTAGTAAGCACAGGCAGCAGCACCTTGCACTTTGACATCCTTCCTAGACTTGATCCCTCGACCTCTGACGGTGGGGGATTTAGCCCCCGCAGCTTCGAGACTGTCAAGATCGAAGCACTGGACAGCACAGCGTCCCATTCTGGAAGAACTATCCGGGTGACAACTGCCTTCCAGCCACCGGAAAATGATGATCCTGATGCAGCGGCGAGGAGATACAGCGTGCGGATCGAGTACGATCGCGCTGCGCACAACCTGACCGTGCGCCTAGCCCGTGATACAGCAGCAGGAACGGAGATGCCTGACGAAGCCACCCTACACCTGGGCGCCAACGACACCATGTCCCCGGACGGCCTACTCTTCGCCCTCTCGTCGACGATGGGGCAACTCCTGCAACTCCACACCTGGAACTTCACGATCGAGGTCCCGGAGACCGGCCGCTCGCGGGGGGTCAACACCATCACCGTGCTCTCCTCCGTTCTCGGATCggcagccgccgcagccgccattgccgccgcagTGTACCTGTACCTCAACTCCAAGTACAGGAGGTGGAAGAAGGACCTGGACCAGCTGACCAAGTCCATGCAGCGCCTCCCCGGCGTGCCGATGCAGGTCGACTTCACCGACATCAAGAAGGCCACCGACAACTTCCACGAGGCCACGAGGCTGGGGCAAGGCGGATTCGGCGCCGTTTACAGGTGCAGGCTTCCTGCTCCGAACAGCAAGGGGGAGTTCGTGGAGGTTGCCGTCAAGAAGTTCACCCGGGCTGACAACCGGGGCTATGAGGACTTCCTGGCGGAGGTCAGCATTATCAACCGTCTGCGCCACAAAAACATCGTTCCTCTCGTAG GGTGGTCTTACAACAGAGGAGAGCCCATACTCATCTATGAGTACATGCCCAATGGCAGCCtggaccagcagctcttccgcAAGAGCGGTGAtgatgagcagcagcagccggcggcTTCTATCTGCCAGTGGAGCACTCGCTACAGCATCGTCAGTGACATTGCAACCGGGTTGCAGTACGTTCACCATGAGTACGAGCCCATGGTGCTCCACCGTGACATCAAGGCGAGCAACATCTTGATCGACCTCACCTTCCAGGCACGCCTCGGGGACTTCGGCCTCGCCTGCGTGCTCGCCGACGGCAAGAACTCCTACACCGACCACGGCGCCCCGGGAACCATCGGCTTCAGGTCGCCGGAGTACATCTACAACGGCAAGGCCACTAGGAAGACGGACGTCTTCGCCTTCGGAGTGCTCGTCCTGGAGATCGTGACGGGGAAGAGGGCAGTCGGCAGAGACGTGCAGTTTGGGCATGTCACGGATTGGGTCTGGAGCCTTCACACCGAGGGGaacctgctcgccgccgtcgacaccgccgtgctcgccgccgccgacggagaGTTCGACGCCGAGGAGGCCGTACGGCTGCTGCAGCTTGGAATGGCGTGCAGCAACCCGAACCCGGGCGAGCGGCCGAGCATGGTGGACGTCGTGAAGATCATCGGCAAgtcggtgccgccgccggattTGCCTCCTTCCAAGCCGCCGATGGTGTGGCCACCGGAAGGGTGGAGCTCAGTGACGGCCTCTGATTGTAGCACGTCGACGAGCAACTTCAACAGGACCTCGTCGACGTTCATGGTGGAGACGGCGGGCAGGGAACGAAGCATCTCTTCTGAACACGAACGAGAACGACGCGGCAGGTTGACCGGTTATCCCAGAGGAAGATCTTCGCAGCTAGAGGCTGTCCCCGATTTTTACTCTGCACACGTGTCAGGGAAATATAATTAG
- the LOC120673645 gene encoding L-type lectin-domain containing receptor kinase IX.1-like isoform X2, with the protein MVGFQWFLTIFLTICPLFFFSHIKPCACSKQDRRARYTWNTTFEQMNQGLLFHRGDESATTLQPGSLGYYMRNSSALGFSSADPGWFVIPKWFDPWRTSRGGDQRMDLHEASFSIVFTLSAVVSTGSSTLHFDILPRLDPSTSDGGGFSPRSFETVKIEALDSTASHSGRTIRVTTAFQPPENDDPDAAARRYSVRIEYDRAAHNLTVRLARDTAAGTEMPDEATLHLGANDTMSPDGLLFALSSTMGQLLQLHTWNFTIEVPETGRSRGVNTITVLSSVLGSAAAAAAIAAAVYLYLNSKYRRWKKDLDQLTKSMQRLPGVPMQVDFTDIKKATDNFHEATRLGQGGFGAVYRCRLPAPNSKGEFVEVAVKKFTRADNRGYEDFLAEVSIINRLRHKNIVPLVGWSYNRGEPILIYEYMPNGSLDQQLFRKSGDDEQQQPAASICQWSTRYSIVSDIATGLQYVHHEYEPMVLHRDIKASNILIDLTFQARLGDFGLACVLADGKNSYTDHGAPGTIGFRSPEYIYNGKATRKTDVFAFGVLVLEIVTGKRAVGRDVQFGHVTDWVWSLHTEGNLLAAVDTAVLAAADGEFDAEEAVRLLQLGMACSNPNPGERPSMVDVVKIIGKSVPPPDLPPSKPPMVWPPEGWSSVTASDCSTSTSNFNRTSSTFMVETAGRERSISSEHERERRGRLTGYPRGRSSQLDN; encoded by the exons ATGGTTGGATTCCAATGGTTCCTCACAATCTTCCTCACCATATGCCCACTGTTCTTCTTCTCCCACATCAAGCCATGTGCATGTTCCAAGCAGGACCGGAGGGCCAGGTACACATGGAACACTACTTTCGAGCAGATGAACCAGGGTCTTCTGTTCCACCGCGGCGATGAATCGGCGACGACCTTACAGCCAGGCAGCCTGGGCTACTACATGAGGAATTCCTCCGCGCTTGGGTTCAGCTCGGCCGACCCCGGGTGGTTCGTCATCCCCAAGTGGTTCGATCCATGGAGGACGAGCCGTGGTGGCGATCAGAGGATGGACCTGCACGAGGCATCCTTCAGCATCGTCTTCACCTTGAGCGCAGTAGTAAGCACAGGCAGCAGCACCTTGCACTTTGACATCCTTCCTAGACTTGATCCCTCGACCTCTGACGGTGGGGGATTTAGCCCCCGCAGCTTCGAGACTGTCAAGATCGAAGCACTGGACAGCACAGCGTCCCATTCTGGAAGAACTATCCGGGTGACAACTGCCTTCCAGCCACCGGAAAATGATGATCCTGATGCAGCGGCGAGGAGATACAGCGTGCGGATCGAGTACGATCGCGCTGCGCACAACCTGACCGTGCGCCTAGCCCGTGATACAGCAGCAGGAACGGAGATGCCTGACGAAGCCACCCTACACCTGGGCGCCAACGACACCATGTCCCCGGACGGCCTACTCTTCGCCCTCTCGTCGACGATGGGGCAACTCCTGCAACTCCACACCTGGAACTTCACGATCGAGGTCCCGGAGACCGGCCGCTCGCGGGGGGTCAACACCATCACCGTGCTCTCCTCCGTTCTCGGATCggcagccgccgcagccgccattgccgccgcagTGTACCTGTACCTCAACTCCAAGTACAGGAGGTGGAAGAAGGACCTGGACCAGCTGACCAAGTCCATGCAGCGCCTCCCCGGCGTGCCGATGCAGGTCGACTTCACCGACATCAAGAAGGCCACCGACAACTTCCACGAGGCCACGAGGCTGGGGCAAGGCGGATTCGGCGCCGTTTACAGGTGCAGGCTTCCTGCTCCGAACAGCAAGGGGGAGTTCGTGGAGGTTGCCGTCAAGAAGTTCACCCGGGCTGACAACCGGGGCTATGAGGACTTCCTGGCGGAGGTCAGCATTATCAACCGTCTGCGCCACAAAAACATCGTTCCTCTCGTAG GGTGGTCTTACAACAGAGGAGAGCCCATACTCATCTATGAGTACATGCCCAATGGCAGCCtggaccagcagctcttccgcAAGAGCGGTGAtgatgagcagcagcagccggcggcTTCTATCTGCCAGTGGAGCACTCGCTACAGCATCGTCAGTGACATTGCAACCGGGTTGCAGTACGTTCACCATGAGTACGAGCCCATGGTGCTCCACCGTGACATCAAGGCGAGCAACATCTTGATCGACCTCACCTTCCAGGCACGCCTCGGGGACTTCGGCCTCGCCTGCGTGCTCGCCGACGGCAAGAACTCCTACACCGACCACGGCGCCCCGGGAACCATCGGCTTCAGGTCGCCGGAGTACATCTACAACGGCAAGGCCACTAGGAAGACGGACGTCTTCGCCTTCGGAGTGCTCGTCCTGGAGATCGTGACGGGGAAGAGGGCAGTCGGCAGAGACGTGCAGTTTGGGCATGTCACGGATTGGGTCTGGAGCCTTCACACCGAGGGGaacctgctcgccgccgtcgacaccgccgtgctcgccgccgccgacggagaGTTCGACGCCGAGGAGGCCGTACGGCTGCTGCAGCTTGGAATGGCGTGCAGCAACCCGAACCCGGGCGAGCGGCCGAGCATGGTGGACGTCGTGAAGATCATCGGCAAgtcggtgccgccgccggattTGCCTCCTTCCAAGCCGCCGATGGTGTGGCCACCGGAAGGGTGGAGCTCAGTGACGGCCTCTGATTGTAGCACGTCGACGAGCAACTTCAACAGGACCTCGTCGACGTTCATGGTGGAGACGGCGGGCAGGGAACGAAGCATCTCTTCTGAACACGAACGAGAACGACGCGGCAGGTTGACCGGTTATCCCAGAGGAAGATCTTCGCAGCTAG ATAATTAG
- the LOC120676801 gene encoding signaling peptide TAXIMIN 1-like gives MCCGDGECRPLGWLLGLPFALLAVIVSFVGAIIWIIGLPISCICPCCLCVTLLLEVAVELVKAPLHVMTWFTSKIPC, from the exons ATGtgctgcggcgacggcgagtgCCGGCCCCTGGGGTGGCTGCTGGGCCTGCCCTTCGCGCTCCTCGCCGTCATCGTCTCCTTCGTCGGCGCCATCATCTGGATCATCGG GCTGCCCATCTCGTGCATCTGCCCGTGCTGCCTCTGCGtgacgctgctgctggaggtggcggtggagctCGTCAAGGCGCCGCTCCATGTCATGACCTGGTTCACCTCCAAGATACCCTGCTGA